The stretch of DNA GACCAAGCTGTCAGAGATGCTGGTTTAGAAGATGCACCTTCTGAAATAAAAGATGAAGTTGGCGTTTTATGGTCTTCTGGTATTGGAGGGTTAGAATCATTGCAAGCTGAAATTGAAAAATTTAAAGATGGGGATGGTACCCCTCGTTTCTCTCCATTGTTGGTGCCAAAGATGATTGTAGATGCTGCTGCTGGAAATATCTCTATCCGACACAAATTTAGAGGAATTACTGCGGCTGTTGTTACTGCTTGTGCTTCTGCTACTCATGCTGCTAGTATGGCATTTGACTTGATTCGAATTGGTCGTGCCGATGTTATATTAGTTGGAGGTTCTGAGGCATCTGTAACAGAAGTTGGTGTGGGTGCTTTTGGTGCTCTAAAAGCATTATCTAAGCGTAATGACGACCCAACTATTGCTTCTCGTCCTTATGACAAAAACCGTGATGGGTTTGTATTAGGAGAGGGAGCAGGTGCAATTGTTTTGGAAGAGTATGAACATGCCAAAAAACGTGGTGCTAAAATTTATGCTGAGTTAGTTGGTAGTGCAATGACTTCGGATGCTTATCATATTACTGCTCCAGATCCTGAGGGTGCTGGTGCTGCCAAAGTAATGAATAAAGCGTTGGATTGTGCTGGCTTGACGACTAAGGATATTGATTACATCAACACACATGGTACTTCTACTCCATTGGGTGATTTGATGGAAATAACAGCAATAGAAAATGTCTTTGGAGAAGATGCTTATCGTTTGAATATTAGTTCAACTAAATCTATGACAGGGCATCTATTGGGTGCTGCTGGAGCGATAGAATCTGTTATCTGTGTGAAATCTATTTGTGAAGGAGTTGTTCCTCCTACCATTAATCATGAAGAAACAGATCCAGAAATTAATCCAAAATTGAACCTTACACCTAATGCTCCTCAGAAGCGTGAAGTACGTGCAGCATTAAGTAATAGCTTTGGATTTGGAGGGCATAATTCGACAATCATATTCAAAAAGTTTGAAGAATAATTTTATTCTTACTATATTGACAGGGTATTAAGGGATAATGCATTAATCGTAGAGTGTATTATCCCTTTTTATTGCAATTTTACTTCGTTTATTATTGTTTAATGAAAGGATAATATAAAATTTCAATCAAATTTTGTTTTTCGATTTATTGTTTTGGTAAATATTGAATTTGGAATAATATTAGTTGGAGATTCATTAAGAATGTAAAATAAATAGACACAATAATTAACTTAAAAATAGGGACTACCTCAATCAGATAAGAATTGTATTCTTTGTGTTGTTATGTATATATGTACTAACTTGATTACAATGCCAATAGTTCTGTATTGATAAATGTTCTAAAATAGGAAGTATTATTGAACATCTCCCCTGATAACCTTATACACTAAAACATCCAAAAATATATTCTGAAAACATGGATATTTGTAGTCTTTTAATTTTTAGCATAAGAACTAAAAATGACTATTTGGGAGGGTTTTATAAATAATAAGTTGTGGTAAGAAAATTTTTTAATTATACTTTATCTACGGATAAAGTTTTTGTAAGAGAACTAGCAAAAATACTAGGATTTATACCTAATAATGTACACCTGTACAAACGAGCCTTTACTCATAAATCATTAACGTCAAAGGAAGAGAAAATAAGCAAACGATACCCTACGAATAATGAACGGCTTGAATTTTTGGGGGACGCTATTCTAGATTCGGTAACTGCTGAATATTTATTTCGGAAATATCCTACCCAAGATGAGGGCTTTTTGACTCAGATGCGTTCTAAAATGGTCAATAGAAAAGCACTTAACAAAATTGCAGCACACATGGAATTGGACATATTCTTACGCCAATTGGGAGCTACTAGAATTAGCCAAACGATGATGGGAAACACATTTGAGGCTTTTGTAGGTGCAGTATATTTGGATGTGGGATACAAGCGTACGAAACATTTTATTATCAATAGAATGCTCCGCCAATACATAGATGTGCATGAATTGGAAACGGTTAATACCAATTATAAAAGTCAATTGCTCGAATACAGTCAAAAAAATCAAAAAACGATTTCTTATGATGTATTGGACCACTACAGAACTAAAAACAACAGGGAACGTTTTAAAATTGCTGTATTATTAGATGGAAAAGCTTTAGCTACTGCTGAAGATTACAGCAAAAAAAGTGCTGAGCAGAAGGCTTCTGAAAAGGCATTGATACAAATGGGAGTGCTGATTAAGAAAGAAAAATTATAAGGTTTCTAAGGCTTGTTGTTGTTAGAACCAAAATGTATTTATATTGTTCAAGTGAGAGAGCTATTGCTTTACTCACTTTTTTATTTTATAGCTGTGATAAAAATTAACGGAGTATTAATAAAATATTCAAATGAAAAAAATAAAAGAACTACTGTTTATCCCTATTGTCATTTTATTGGTTTGGGGAGCGATCAAAATTTATAAAATACCTAGTCAAAGCAATGGAAGTCAGGCTCCTGATTTTGTAGGGTATATGGCAAACGGGGATTCTTTGAGACTTTCGGATTTTAAAGGGCAATTGGTTTTGTTAGATTTTTGGGGGAGTTGGTGTGGTCCTTGCCGTCAGCACAACAAGGGGCTAGTGAAGCTTTATCATAAGTATAAAAATACTACTTTTAAAGCCGAAGAAAAGTTTACTATTATTAGCATAGGAATAGAAACGGATAAAGAACGTTGGCAGGCTGCTATTCAAAAGGATGGCTTGGTTTGGCCCAATCACGTTTCTGACATTAAACGGCTTTATGACCATGTTGCCTTATTGTATGGAATCAGAGAGATTCCAAATACTTTTTTAATTGATGGCACGGGGCAAATTATTGGTGTTAATTTATTGACAGAAAATCTGGATGAATTATTGGCACAAAGGAGTCAAAAATAACCTGACTTTTATGAAGATAAAAAGCATTTTCTGACAAAATGTCTTTATTTTTGCGCTGGCAAACATTTTGACTAGCTCAAAGTAGCTCATTTTGGAAAAATGAGGAGATTATTTTATTAGCTAAAATCAGAAGATTTTAATTATAGTATATGAACAAAAAAGAAATTCCTGTTGACGGACCTGAAAAGGAAGAACATGTAGATAATTTGTCGACAGAAAATGGCAATGATAAGACAACAGAGGAAACTACTGTTGAGAATGACCTTAAAGAAGAGGATGCAAAAGAAGAAGAAGAAACGGTAGAAAATAAAAAGAGTAAGCTTTCAGACAAAGAGCGTCTAGAGAAGGAGCTAAGCGAAATGAAAGATAAATACTTGCGTATTTTTGCGGAGTTTGATAATTATCGTAAAAGAACCATTAAGGAGCGTCAAGATATTATAAAACTAGCTGCAAAAGATTCTTTAGGAGCTTTGTTGCCTGCTATTGATGACTTTGATAGAGCAATACGAGCTGCCAATGATAACGAAAATGAAGAAAAAATTCCAGAAGGAATTATTCTAATTTATAATAAATTATCAAAAGCATTAGAGCAGCAAGGAATCAAAGAAATGGTGACAACTGGACAAGATTTTGATCCTGAATTGCACGAAGCTTTAACAAAAATACCTGCGCCTTCAGATGAATTGAAAGGAAAAATTATCGATACCATCGAAAAGGGGTTTTATCTAAATGACAAAATCATTCGTTACGCAAAAGTTGTGGTTGGCGAATAAGTATAACTTCTTATCAATCAATAGTCCACTAATTTTTTCTTTTTCGCAAAAGATTAGTGGACTACTTATTAAATCCATGTCTAGTGATTTTATTTTTAGGGGAAGATCATTTGAAGTCAATGTTTCATGAACCTTATCAGAATAAAATTGGAGGCTTTGGTTTATTCCAAAAAAGTATAAGAATTATTAACACAAAAAAAAATGGCAGAAAAAAGAGATTATTACGATATTTTAGGGGTAAATAAGGGGGCTAGCAAAGATGAATTAAAAAAGTCTTATAGAAAGGTTGCTCTTAAATACCATCCAGATCGAAATCCTGATGACAAAGGGGCAGAAGCTAAATTTAAAGAAGCTGCCGAAGCTTATGAGGTACTTTCTGATGATCAAAAACGTGCTCGATATGACCAATATGGTCATGCTGGCGTCAACAATCAAGGAGGTGGTCAATATGGCGGATTTGGCAACATGGAGGATATCTTTTCTCAGTTCAGTGATATTTTTGGTGGAGGTTTTGGCAATAGAGGAGGAGGAAGACAACAACAAACTCGTGGGCAACGTGGTTCAAACTTGCGCATAAAAGTAAGTCTAACCTTAGAAGAAATTAATGAGGGGACAACTAAGAAGATAAAGGTTAAGAAGTATGTAGGTTGTAAAACTTGTGGAGGTTCTGGAGCAAAGGACAAAAATGCGGTTAAAACTTGTCATACTTGTAATGGTTCTGGTTATGTTCGCCGAGTTCAGCAGACTTTTTTAGGACAAATGCAAACCACTGCAGCTTGCCCAACTTGTCATGGCTCAGGAGAAGTTATTACTAGCAAGTG from Aureispira anguillae encodes:
- the dnaJ gene encoding molecular chaperone DnaJ gives rise to the protein MAEKRDYYDILGVNKGASKDELKKSYRKVALKYHPDRNPDDKGAEAKFKEAAEAYEVLSDDQKRARYDQYGHAGVNNQGGGQYGGFGNMEDIFSQFSDIFGGGFGNRGGGRQQQTRGQRGSNLRIKVSLTLEEINEGTTKKIKVKKYVGCKTCGGSGAKDKNAVKTCHTCNGSGYVRRVQQTFLGQMQTTAACPTCHGSGEVITSKCSSCKGEGRVYGEEMINLEIPAGVSEGMQLSMNGKGNAGMNGGGAGDLLINIKEKEHKHFTRDGNNILYELDVNFADAALGTSLEVPTLTGKVKITLPQGTPSGKIFRLRGKGLPSIQSYGKGDQLIHVNIWVPTSINAEERKALEIIRKGKNFQPNDVDKRERKGLFDKMRDFFGG
- the fabF gene encoding beta-ketoacyl-ACP synthase II, whose protein sequence is MQNRRVVVTGLGALTPIGNTVDEFWSALLEGKSGAGPITNFDASKFKTQFACEIKDFNVTEVLGDRRLQRRTDKFVQYALAVGDQAVRDAGLEDAPSEIKDEVGVLWSSGIGGLESLQAEIEKFKDGDGTPRFSPLLVPKMIVDAAAGNISIRHKFRGITAAVVTACASATHAASMAFDLIRIGRADVILVGGSEASVTEVGVGAFGALKALSKRNDDPTIASRPYDKNRDGFVLGEGAGAIVLEEYEHAKKRGAKIYAELVGSAMTSDAYHITAPDPEGAGAAKVMNKALDCAGLTTKDIDYINTHGTSTPLGDLMEITAIENVFGEDAYRLNISSTKSMTGHLLGAAGAIESVICVKSICEGVVPPTINHEETDPEINPKLNLTPNAPQKREVRAALSNSFGFGGHNSTIIFKKFEE
- a CDS encoding nucleotide exchange factor GrpE, whose product is MNKKEIPVDGPEKEEHVDNLSTENGNDKTTEETTVENDLKEEDAKEEEETVENKKSKLSDKERLEKELSEMKDKYLRIFAEFDNYRKRTIKERQDIIKLAAKDSLGALLPAIDDFDRAIRAANDNENEEKIPEGIILIYNKLSKALEQQGIKEMVTTGQDFDPELHEALTKIPAPSDELKGKIIDTIEKGFYLNDKIIRYAKVVVGE
- a CDS encoding TlpA family protein disulfide reductase, with translation MKKIKELLFIPIVILLVWGAIKIYKIPSQSNGSQAPDFVGYMANGDSLRLSDFKGQLVLLDFWGSWCGPCRQHNKGLVKLYHKYKNTTFKAEEKFTIISIGIETDKERWQAAIQKDGLVWPNHVSDIKRLYDHVALLYGIREIPNTFLIDGTGQIIGVNLLTENLDELLAQRSQK
- the rnc gene encoding ribonuclease III, encoding MVRKFFNYTLSTDKVFVRELAKILGFIPNNVHLYKRAFTHKSLTSKEEKISKRYPTNNERLEFLGDAILDSVTAEYLFRKYPTQDEGFLTQMRSKMVNRKALNKIAAHMELDIFLRQLGATRISQTMMGNTFEAFVGAVYLDVGYKRTKHFIINRMLRQYIDVHELETVNTNYKSQLLEYSQKNQKTISYDVLDHYRTKNNRERFKIAVLLDGKALATAEDYSKKSAEQKASEKALIQMGVLIKKEKL